The Borrelia coriaceae genome has a window encoding:
- a CDS encoding plasmid maintenance protein: protein MSTLNYINSKLKQYTQNNILYYFNNNMKKNGQEPVKLKTLQSYLYKLKKVLGVTINYYRHLGVNMGTEIHYELKYSKQECYRIINKHFREKKEEKHKNRVNTYLEKTCNQNSSVKKEECLHNTYNKKEEDKNKQSIERLQIEKYA, encoded by the coding sequence ATATCTACACTAAACTACATAAATTCAAAGCTTAAACAATACACTCAAAACAATATACTTTACTACTTTAATAACAATATGAAAAAAAATGGCCAAGAGCCTGTTAAACTTAAAACTTTACAAAGCTATCTTTATAAATTAAAAAAAGTGCTAGGTGTCACAATAAACTATTATAGACATTTGGGTGTTAACATGGGCACTGAAATTCATTATGAACTCAAATACTCTAAACAAGAATGTTACCGCATAATCAATAAACACTTTAGAGAAAAGAAAGAGGAAAAACACAAAAACCGTGTTAATACATATCTTGAAAAGACTTGTAATCAAAATAGCAGTGTAAAAAAAGAGGAGTGTTTACATAATACTTATAATAAAAAAGAAGAAGATAAAAACAAACAATCCATAGAAAGACTACAAATAGAAAAATATGCATAA